In Kordia antarctica, the following proteins share a genomic window:
- a CDS encoding IS3 family transposase, protein MFYSLNELYKTIGISKQAVFQYQKRQEIFDTKLVQLVMEADELREEHPGCGVEKMYYSLAPDFIGRDRFVETMMQLGYRLKRKKNYKRTTIAGKIYYPNLIKGMQVNAPNIIWQSDITYIKVDGKHYYAVFIIDVYTKEIVGYSVTDHMRATANVKALQMALRVHPPPKFHHSDRGSQYTYKGYIKILNQNNTMISMATSAQDNAYAERINRTIKEEYLNYWKPKSFTQLKRMIKKAVNNYNEKRLHNNIERRIPTQFRTNFSLLASQQRKVITIFNNEILT, encoded by the coding sequence ATGTTTTATAGTTTAAATGAGTTATATAAAACCATCGGCATCAGTAAACAAGCGGTATTTCAGTATCAAAAGCGTCAAGAAATTTTTGATACTAAGTTAGTACAGCTAGTTATGGAAGCAGATGAGCTACGAGAGGAACATCCGGGTTGTGGGGTTGAGAAAATGTATTATAGTTTAGCACCAGATTTTATTGGTAGAGATCGTTTTGTAGAAACAATGATGCAGTTAGGGTATCGTTTAAAGCGAAAGAAGAATTACAAACGAACCACTATTGCAGGTAAAATCTACTATCCAAATCTTATCAAAGGCATGCAGGTTAATGCGCCCAATATTATTTGGCAGAGTGATATTACCTATATTAAAGTAGATGGAAAACATTACTACGCTGTTTTTATTATAGATGTTTATACCAAAGAAATCGTTGGTTATAGTGTTACAGATCATATGAGAGCTACCGCTAATGTAAAGGCATTACAAATGGCTTTAAGAGTACATCCGCCACCGAAGTTTCATCATTCTGATAGAGGTAGTCAGTATACATACAAGGGATACATTAAGATATTAAATCAAAACAATACAATGATAAGCATGGCGACAAGCGCACAAGATAATGCATATGCAGAGCGTATAAATAGAACCATCAAAGAAGAGTATCTTAATTACTGGAAGCCTAAAAGCTTTACTCAACTAAAAAGAATGATTAAAAAAGCAGTCAATAATTACAATGAAAAAAGATTGCACAATAATATTGAGAGAAGAATACCTACTCAATTTAGAACAAACTTTTCTTTGTTGGCTAGCCAACAAAGAAAAGTTATTACTATTTTTAACAATGAAATATTAACCTAA
- the murB gene encoding UDP-N-acetylmuramate dehydrogenase — MSIQHDISLKEFNTFGISAKAKYFISIANKAELIEALQLPQFPTYFVLGGGSNMLLTRDLEIPVLHINSKRKKVIETLENDVLVEIEAGENWHEFVLWCIENDFGGVENLSLIPGNVGTSPIQNIGAYGVELKDTFVSCTGIDIETQEEKIFTLRDCNFGYRNSIFKNEAKGKYIITSVIFRLTYKNHHLNTSYGAIQQELESNKITNPTIKNVSDAVIAIRERKLPNPKEIGNSGSFFKNPVISKSDFEILQKKHSTIPHYVVSDTEIKVPAGWLIEQCGFKGKRFGDAGVHKNQALVLVNYDNATGAEILALAKKIQETVFSTFNIEIEAEVNVI; from the coding sequence ATTTCTATCCAACATGACATTTCTTTAAAGGAATTTAACACGTTTGGCATTTCAGCGAAAGCGAAATACTTTATTTCAATTGCTAACAAAGCGGAATTGATTGAAGCATTACAACTACCACAATTTCCAACCTATTTTGTACTTGGTGGCGGAAGTAATATGTTGCTTACGCGCGATTTAGAAATTCCTGTGTTACATATTAATAGCAAAAGAAAAAAAGTCATTGAAACTTTAGAAAATGACGTTTTAGTGGAAATTGAAGCTGGAGAAAATTGGCATGAATTTGTACTTTGGTGTATTGAAAATGATTTTGGTGGCGTTGAAAATTTGTCCTTAATTCCAGGAAACGTTGGAACTTCGCCTATTCAGAATATTGGCGCATATGGCGTTGAATTGAAAGATACGTTTGTCAGTTGCACTGGAATTGATATAGAAACGCAAGAAGAAAAAATATTTACACTTCGAGATTGTAATTTTGGATATCGAAATTCAATTTTCAAGAATGAAGCGAAAGGTAAATACATTATTACGTCTGTAATTTTCAGATTGACATATAAAAATCATCACTTAAATACTTCGTATGGCGCAATTCAGCAAGAATTAGAAAGCAACAAAATTACAAATCCTACGATTAAAAATGTGAGTGATGCAGTAATTGCAATTCGCGAACGAAAATTACCGAATCCGAAAGAAATTGGAAATAGCGGAAGTTTCTTTAAAAATCCTGTCATTTCGAAGTCAGATTTTGAAATTTTACAAAAAAAACATTCAACTATTCCGCATTATGTAGTTTCAGATACTGAAATTAAAGTTCCTGCTGGTTGGCTCATAGAACAATGTGGTTTCAAAGGAAAACGATTTGGAGACGCTGGCGTTCATAAAAATCAAGCGTTGGTTTTGGTCAATTATGATAATGCAACTGGCGCGGAAATCCTCGCATTAGCGAAAAAAATACAAGAAACTGTTTTCTCGACATTTAATATTGAGATTGAAGCGGAAGTGAATGTGATCTAG
- a CDS encoding pyridoxal phosphate-dependent aminotransferase, with product MPTISNKGITMPQSPIRKLVPYAEKAKKQGKTIYHLNIGQPDIKTPQIALDAVKVHNLEVLAYTKSDGSEEYRTKIAHYYSLHNIHVNASDIIVTTGGSEALAFAFGSTMDVGDEVIIPEPFYANYNGFSVAAGVKVVPVISKIEDNFALPPIEEFEKLITPKTKAILICNPGNPTGYLYTKEEIQKLAKIVKKHDLFLIADEVYREFAYDGLVHYSIMQEPDLEQHAIMIDSVSKRYSMCGARIGCIVSKNKELMATAMKFAQARLSPPTFAQIASEAALETPQSYFDDVIDDYVKRRNTLIAGLKEIEGVRVANPKGAFYCIAELPVENAEDFAKWLLESFDYKGGTIMVAPAAGFYSSPNTGLNQIRIAYVLNEESLVKAVEILKEALKVYNAKS from the coding sequence ATGCCAACTATTTCCAACAAAGGAATTACAATGCCACAATCACCAATTCGTAAATTGGTTCCTTATGCTGAAAAAGCCAAAAAACAAGGGAAAACTATATATCACTTAAATATTGGTCAGCCTGATATTAAAACACCACAAATTGCACTTGATGCTGTAAAAGTTCACAACTTAGAAGTGTTGGCATACACTAAATCTGATGGTTCTGAAGAATATAGAACAAAAATTGCACACTACTACTCACTTCACAATATACACGTTAATGCTTCAGACATTATTGTAACAACTGGCGGAAGTGAAGCCTTGGCATTTGCCTTTGGAAGTACGATGGATGTTGGTGATGAAGTCATTATTCCCGAACCTTTTTATGCAAACTACAACGGATTTTCTGTAGCGGCTGGCGTAAAAGTAGTTCCCGTAATTTCTAAAATAGAAGATAATTTTGCGTTGCCTCCTATTGAAGAATTTGAAAAATTAATTACTCCAAAAACAAAAGCAATCTTAATTTGCAATCCTGGGAATCCAACAGGATATTTATATACAAAAGAAGAAATACAAAAATTAGCGAAAATTGTTAAAAAGCATGATTTGTTTTTAATTGCAGACGAAGTATATCGTGAGTTTGCATATGACGGATTGGTGCATTATTCCATTATGCAAGAACCTGATTTAGAACAACATGCCATTATGATTGATTCAGTTTCAAAGCGTTACAGCATGTGTGGCGCGCGAATTGGTTGTATTGTTTCTAAAAATAAGGAGTTGATGGCTACTGCAATGAAGTTTGCACAAGCACGTTTATCTCCGCCTACATTTGCCCAAATTGCGAGTGAAGCCGCTTTGGAAACTCCGCAAAGTTATTTTGATGATGTAATAGATGATTATGTAAAAAGAAGAAATACACTCATTGCTGGATTAAAAGAGATTGAAGGCGTTCGTGTGGCAAATCCGAAAGGTGCTTTTTATTGCATTGCCGAATTGCCTGTTGAAAATGCGGAAGATTTTGCAAAATGGTTGTTAGAAAGCTTTGATTATAAAGGTGGAACAATCATGGTTGCGCCTGCGGCTGGATTTTACTCTTCGCCAAATACAGGATTAAATCAAATACGAATTGCTTACGTATTAAATGAAGAAAGTTTAGTAAAAGCTGTCGAAATATTGAAAGAAGCACTAAAAGTATACAACGCTAAATCTTAA
- a CDS encoding aspartyl protease family protein, producing MIPVEINGIKMSFLLDSGVNKPILFSLKPGDSLTIEQKERIQLRGLGSGNTITAVKARSNSFKIKNIQKLNLELYIILDKNINMSTRLGVPVHGIIGYDVFKDFIVEINYNTEKIKFYKPESYEYRSCKKCTDLPLTFRNNKPYIDVNVTIEDNEVPNIPVKLLIDSGGSDALWLFKDTEKRINVPEKSFPDFLGRGLSGSIYGTRARVKNFSIGNFSFENAKVAFPDSTAITYVKNFKERNGSLGGEILKRFRVIFDYGNKRIRLKKSKYFSEPFRYNMSGIELQHNGMRVIKEEKKRSGDIQTNYGRNSSTIGEVSVVYEHYNKFSLVKAFEIAEIRKNSPAANAGLKEGDIIVSINGRDVHTYSLSKVSGLLQGKKNKKMRIKVIRGKSVLKFEFRLEEVL from the coding sequence GTGATTCCAGTAGAAATCAATGGAATAAAAATGTCATTCTTATTAGATTCTGGCGTAAATAAACCAATTTTATTCAGTTTGAAGCCTGGTGATTCACTTACTATTGAACAAAAAGAACGCATACAACTTCGCGGATTAGGATCAGGAAATACAATCACAGCCGTAAAAGCACGATCGAACTCTTTCAAAATAAAAAATATTCAAAAACTCAATTTAGAATTATATATCATTCTCGATAAAAATATTAATATGTCCACACGTTTAGGCGTTCCTGTACACGGAATTATTGGTTATGATGTATTTAAAGATTTTATTGTTGAGATTAATTACAACACGGAAAAGATAAAATTTTATAAACCAGAATCCTACGAATATCGTTCGTGTAAGAAATGTACAGATTTACCACTTACGTTCAGAAATAACAAACCTTATATAGACGTAAATGTTACTATTGAAGACAATGAAGTGCCAAATATTCCTGTAAAATTATTGATAGATTCTGGCGGAAGTGACGCATTGTGGCTGTTTAAAGACACTGAAAAAAGGATTAATGTACCTGAGAAAAGTTTTCCAGATTTCTTAGGAAGAGGATTAAGCGGAAGTATTTACGGAACAAGAGCACGTGTAAAAAATTTTAGTATAGGCAATTTTTCATTTGAAAATGCCAAAGTAGCGTTTCCAGATTCTACAGCAATAACGTATGTGAAAAACTTTAAAGAACGAAATGGAAGTCTTGGAGGCGAAATTTTGAAACGTTTTAGAGTTATTTTCGATTATGGAAATAAAAGAATTCGACTCAAAAAAAGTAAATATTTCTCAGAACCTTTTCGCTACAATATGAGCGGAATAGAATTGCAACATAATGGAATGCGCGTTATAAAAGAGGAAAAAAAGCGAAGTGGTGACATACAAACAAATTACGGAAGAAATAGCAGTACTATTGGAGAAGTGAGTGTTGTATATGAACATTACAACAAATTTAGTTTGGTAAAAGCATTTGAAATTGCTGAAATTCGAAAAAATTCACCAGCAGCAAATGCAGGTCTTAAGGAAGGCGATATTATTGTTTCCATTAATGGGCGTGATGTTCATACATACTCGCTTAGCAAAGTATCTGGTTTGCTACAAGGAAAGAAGAATAAAAAAATGCGCATTAAAGTCATACGTGGAAAATCAGTATTGAAATTTGAATTTCGATTGGAAGAAGTACTTTGA
- a CDS encoding DUF1573 domain-containing protein → MKRIVAILFVGLFTFALQAQEKTAKIEFKSEVVDYGTIEKGADGVRVFEFTNTGDAPLIITRVYSSCGCTIPKKPEGPILPGKTGVIEVKYDTKRVGPIRKTITVYSNADEPTKAIKIKGNITDPSKEKSIMLKDKSEIES, encoded by the coding sequence ATGAAAAGAATAGTCGCAATATTATTTGTAGGTTTATTTACTTTCGCTTTACAAGCACAGGAAAAGACTGCAAAAATCGAATTTAAAAGTGAAGTAGTAGATTACGGAACTATTGAAAAAGGTGCCGATGGTGTACGAGTTTTTGAATTTACAAACACAGGAGATGCTCCTTTAATTATTACAAGAGTATACTCAAGTTGTGGATGTACAATTCCTAAAAAACCAGAAGGACCAATTTTACCAGGAAAAACTGGCGTAATTGAAGTAAAGTACGATACAAAACGTGTTGGACCAATTAGAAAGACAATCACTGTATATTCTAATGCTGACGAGCCAACAAAAGCGATCAAGATTAAAGGAAATATTACTGATCCAAGCAAAGAAAAAAGTATCATGCTAAAAGATAAATCAGAAATCGAATCGTAA
- a CDS encoding valine--tRNA ligase, with product MSISKKYDPSKIEDKWYQYWMEHNYFHSEPDEREAYTIVIPPPNVTGVLHMGHMLNNTIQDVLIRRARLKGYNACWVPGTDHASIATEAKVVHKLKEEGVNKSDLTRDEFLKHAWEWTDKHGGIILEQLKKLGASCDWERTKFTMDDDMSESVIKTFVDLYKKGLIYRGYRMVNWDPEAKTTLSDEEVIYEEKQGNLYYLSYAIEGSDEKVTIATTRPETILGDTAICINPNDERYTHLKGKKAIVPLVNRVIPIIEDEYVDIEFGTGCLKVTPAHDMNDKALGEKHNLEVIDIFNDDASLNSFGLHYEGKDRFVVRKEISKELEEKGFLIKTEQHINKVGTSERTKAVIEPRLSDQWFLKMEELVKPAIKAVLEDGEVKLFPKKFENTYRHWMENIRDWNISRQLWWGQQIPAYFFGDGKEDFVVAETAEKALHLAKAKTGNNNLTIADLKQDSDALDTWFSSWLWPISVFDGIRNPENEEIQYYYPTNDLVTGPDILFFWVARMIIAGYEYRDMKPFTNVYLTGLVRDKQGRKMSKSLGNSPDALKLIEEFGADGVRVGLLLSSAAGNDLLFDFDQVDENGEVLKPKQIDTWKAEGKEPIYTSSLCQQGKGFANKVFNAYNLTQIWEVSETAEQPEVAKIAIEWFTSKFQKAIIELEDQYSKYRISDALMISYKLVWDDFCSWFLEMVKPTYGSPIDKKTYDTVISLFEDNLKILHPFMPFLTEDIWQRMATRSKEEALVVSSWPKTAEVNSEILVNFEMIQEVVSGIRTIRKEKNIPQKDALSVTVMNNEHSTAALDAVIAKLGNVENISYSNEKLEGALSFRVKSNEYFIPMEGAIDIDVEIEKLTKELEYTEGSLKRAQGMLNNEKFVSNAKEVVVNKQKKIVADSEAKIVTLKASLESLR from the coding sequence ATGAGTATTTCAAAAAAGTATGATCCAAGTAAGATCGAAGACAAATGGTATCAATATTGGATGGAGCACAATTATTTCCATTCAGAACCAGACGAACGTGAAGCGTATACAATCGTAATTCCGCCACCAAACGTCACAGGAGTCTTGCACATGGGACACATGCTAAATAATACGATTCAAGATGTATTGATCAGACGCGCACGATTGAAAGGCTACAACGCTTGTTGGGTTCCTGGAACCGATCACGCGTCGATTGCAACGGAAGCTAAAGTTGTGCATAAATTAAAAGAAGAAGGCGTAAATAAGTCAGACTTAACGCGTGATGAATTTTTAAAACACGCTTGGGAATGGACAGATAAACATGGCGGAATCATATTAGAACAACTTAAAAAATTAGGTGCTTCTTGCGATTGGGAACGAACAAAGTTTACCATGGATGACGATATGTCAGAATCTGTAATTAAAACGTTTGTTGATTTATATAAAAAAGGACTAATTTATCGTGGATATCGCATGGTAAATTGGGATCCTGAAGCAAAAACAACATTGTCTGACGAAGAAGTAATTTACGAAGAAAAACAAGGAAATCTTTACTATTTGTCATATGCCATTGAAGGAAGTGACGAAAAAGTAACGATTGCCACCACGCGTCCAGAAACGATTTTGGGTGATACTGCAATTTGTATCAACCCGAATGATGAACGTTATACACATCTCAAAGGGAAAAAGGCAATTGTTCCGTTGGTAAACCGTGTGATACCTATAATTGAAGACGAATATGTTGACATCGAATTTGGTACAGGTTGTTTAAAAGTGACGCCTGCGCACGACATGAATGATAAAGCTTTAGGCGAAAAGCACAACTTGGAAGTAATTGATATTTTCAATGATGATGCTTCGCTGAATAGTTTTGGATTGCATTATGAAGGAAAAGACCGTTTTGTAGTTCGAAAAGAAATTTCAAAAGAGCTTGAGGAAAAAGGGTTCTTAATTAAAACGGAACAACATATTAATAAAGTTGGAACATCGGAAAGAACCAAAGCTGTGATTGAACCAAGATTATCAGATCAATGGTTTTTAAAAATGGAAGAGTTGGTAAAACCTGCAATCAAAGCAGTTTTAGAAGATGGAGAAGTAAAATTATTCCCGAAAAAGTTTGAAAATACCTATCGTCATTGGATGGAAAACATTCGCGATTGGAACATTTCACGTCAACTTTGGTGGGGACAACAAATTCCCGCATACTTTTTTGGCGACGGAAAAGAAGATTTCGTAGTTGCTGAAACGGCTGAAAAAGCGTTACATCTAGCGAAAGCGAAAACAGGAAATAACAACTTAACAATTGCCGATTTAAAACAAGATTCTGACGCATTAGATACGTGGTTTTCTTCGTGGCTGTGGCCGATAAGTGTTTTTGATGGAATTCGAAATCCTGAAAATGAAGAAATTCAGTATTACTATCCAACAAACGATTTGGTAACCGGACCAGATATTTTATTTTTCTGGGTTGCCCGAATGATTATTGCCGGATACGAATACCGCGATATGAAACCATTTACCAATGTATATTTAACTGGTTTGGTGCGCGATAAGCAAGGTCGTAAAATGTCGAAATCGTTAGGAAATTCACCAGATGCCTTAAAGTTAATTGAAGAATTTGGAGCCGATGGAGTTCGTGTAGGATTGTTGTTAAGTTCTGCCGCAGGAAACGATTTGTTATTCGATTTTGATCAAGTTGATGAAAATGGAGAAGTTTTAAAGCCGAAACAAATTGATACATGGAAAGCGGAAGGAAAAGAACCAATTTATACTTCAAGCTTATGTCAGCAAGGAAAAGGATTCGCCAATAAAGTTTTCAATGCATACAACTTAACCCAAATTTGGGAAGTAAGCGAAACCGCCGAACAGCCAGAAGTTGCGAAAATTGCTATAGAATGGTTTACATCAAAATTCCAAAAAGCAATTATAGAATTAGAAGATCAATACAGTAAATACAGAATTTCGGATGCGTTAATGATTTCGTACAAATTAGTTTGGGACGATTTCTGCTCGTGGTTTTTGGAAATGGTAAAACCAACGTACGGTTCGCCAATTGATAAAAAAACTTATGATACAGTAATTTCACTGTTTGAAGATAATTTAAAGATTTTACATCCGTTTATGCCGTTCCTTACGGAAGATATTTGGCAACGTATGGCAACGAGAAGTAAAGAAGAAGCGTTGGTTGTTTCAAGTTGGCCAAAAACGGCAGAAGTTAATTCAGAGATTTTAGTGAATTTCGAAATGATTCAAGAAGTAGTTTCTGGAATTAGAACAATTCGTAAAGAGAAAAATATTCCACAAAAAGATGCATTATCAGTAACGGTGATGAATAATGAACACTCAACAGCAGCTTTAGATGCAGTAATTGCAAAGCTTGGAAATGTTGAAAACATCAGTTATAGTAATGAAAAGTTGGAAGGTGCTTTGTCGTTTAGAGTAAAATCGAATGAATATTTTATTCCGATGGAAGGCGCAATTGATATTGACGTTGAGATTGAAAAGCTAACGAAAGAACTGGAATATACAGAAGGCTCCTTAAAACGTGCGCAAGGAATGCTGAACAACGAGAAATTTGTAAGTAATGCGAAAGAAGTAGTTGTAAATAAACAAAAGAAAATTGTAGCAGATTCAGAAGCTAAGATTGTGACTTTGAAAGCTAGTTTGGAATCGCTTCGCTAA
- a CDS encoding type II toxin-antitoxin system RelE/ParE family toxin, producing MNSYKLSDKAESDLIRIHQYGIKKFGMIQADKYFETFFEYFETIAQTPFSFESVDYLKKGYRRCVFGSESIYFRINEDVIEIMTIVGRQDLNSIL from the coding sequence ATGAATAGTTATAAGTTAAGTGATAAAGCTGAAAGCGATTTGATTAGAATTCATCAATATGGAATTAAAAAATTCGGGATGATTCAAGCTGATAAATATTTTGAAACATTTTTTGAATATTTTGAAACTATAGCACAAACACCATTTTCTTTTGAATCTGTTGATTATCTTAAAAAAGGATACAGACGTTGCGTGTTTGGTTCAGAAAGTATCTATTTCAGAATTAATGAAGATGTTATTGAAATAATGACAATCGTTGGAAGACAAGATTTGAATAGTATTCTATAA
- a CDS encoding ribbon-helix-helix domain-containing protein — MARQSISFTQPNDEWLKSQLDSNEYSSKSELVNDLIRQARKQQVQIDWIRAKIDEAEKGGFTTNSKEQILKKSKELYLNE; from the coding sequence ATGGCTAGACAAAGTATTTCATTTACACAACCAAATGACGAATGGCTTAAGAGTCAATTAGATAGCAACGAATATTCTAGTAAAAGTGAACTCGTTAATGACCTTATTAGACAAGCTAGAAAACAACAAGTCCAAATTGATTGGATTAGAGCCAAAATTGATGAAGCTGAAAAAGGCGGTTTTACAACTAATAGTAAAGAACAAATTCTAAAAAAATCTAAAGAATTATATCTTAATGAATAG
- a CDS encoding CPBP family intramembrane glutamic endopeptidase translates to MLVFEIISQSLLPQFSEKISIVYRLPIRTISHLFQLVATLSSIWLFTKYVDRVPFISIGFHLKGRFTDIISGIFLGFAIMAIAFFLLINLNEITFDSYFVDTKSILFSILFFISVSVLEEALCRGYLLNQLLQTSNKYVALILTSVIFTALHSFNPNMATIPVLNLFLAGILLGITYIYTKNLWFPIALHFSWNFFQGPIFGFEVSGQKLYSIIQQTRMEDNLLNGGKFGFEGSLLATLFMSITIFGIWRYYKKKSKRTLSGVEM, encoded by the coding sequence ATGCTTGTTTTTGAAATTATCAGTCAAAGTTTACTTCCTCAATTCTCTGAAAAAATTTCAATAGTATACAGATTACCTATTCGAACAATTAGTCATTTATTTCAATTAGTAGCAACATTAAGTAGTATTTGGTTATTTACTAAATACGTAGACAGAGTTCCGTTTATTTCTATAGGTTTTCATCTAAAAGGAAGGTTTACAGATATTATTTCTGGCATATTTTTAGGTTTTGCCATTATGGCGATTGCTTTTTTTCTATTAATTAATTTGAATGAGATTACGTTCGATTCCTATTTTGTAGATACAAAGTCAATTTTATTTTCCATACTATTCTTTATTTCGGTTTCCGTTTTGGAAGAAGCTTTATGCAGAGGCTATCTTTTGAATCAGTTATTACAAACGTCCAATAAATACGTGGCGCTTATATTAACTTCTGTCATTTTTACGGCGTTACATTCATTTAATCCAAACATGGCAACAATTCCTGTGTTGAACTTATTTCTTGCGGGAATCTTGCTAGGAATCACATATATCTACACAAAAAACTTATGGTTTCCGATTGCGCTTCACTTTAGCTGGAATTTCTTTCAAGGTCCAATTTTCGGTTTTGAAGTCAGCGGACAAAAATTGTATTCTATCATTCAACAAACCCGAATGGAAGATAATTTACTAAACGGCGGAAAGTTTGGATTTGAAGGTTCGCTTCTTGCAACATTATTCATGAGTATTACAATTTTTGGGATTTGGAGATATTATAAAAAGAAATCAAAACGCACATTGAGTGGAGTCGAAATGTAG
- a CDS encoding acyl-CoA-binding protein, which yields MSNSELDIEFFEAVGRVNNSTNAFPADFLLRLYAYYKKATNNYDKPSSRRPIINAFKMNALLQTRNISPDGAKKEYIDLVNSYFEAQ from the coding sequence ATGAGTAATTCAGAGTTAGACATAGAATTTTTTGAAGCAGTTGGACGCGTAAACAACAGCACAAATGCTTTTCCTGCAGATTTTCTGTTGCGATTGTACGCATACTATAAAAAAGCTACGAATAACTACGATAAACCAAGTAGCCGCCGACCAATTATCAATGCGTTTAAAATGAATGCTTTACTTCAAACACGAAATATTTCTCCAGACGGAGCAAAAAAAGAATACATTGATTTAGTAAACTCCTATTTTGAAGCCCAATAA
- a CDS encoding phosphatidylserine decarboxylase family protein, which produces MFHKEGFKIIVVAFIIVAAVVLTADQIDTAWIKYLLQGIAVVILVLILQFFRNPKRTTLLNDTQIIAPVDGKVVVIEEVFEKEYFKDKRLQISIFMSPINVHVTRYAIGGLIKYSKYHPGKFLVAWHPKSSEENERTSVVVDNPTYGMVLYRQVAGAMAKRIVNYAEEGMQVIQGEDAGFIKFGSRVDLYLPLDTNINVKLNQTVKGGVDIIATK; this is translated from the coding sequence ATGTTTCATAAAGAAGGATTTAAAATTATTGTTGTAGCATTTATCATTGTTGCCGCAGTTGTGTTAACAGCTGATCAAATTGATACTGCTTGGATAAAATACCTATTGCAAGGAATTGCGGTTGTAATTTTGGTTTTAATTTTGCAATTTTTTAGAAATCCAAAACGTACTACGCTTTTAAACGATACGCAAATTATTGCGCCTGTTGATGGAAAAGTAGTTGTCATTGAAGAAGTTTTTGAGAAAGAGTATTTTAAAGATAAACGCTTGCAAATATCTATCTTTATGTCGCCAATTAATGTACACGTAACGCGGTATGCTATTGGCGGATTGATAAAATATAGCAAATATCATCCAGGGAAGTTTTTAGTAGCTTGGCATCCAAAATCATCCGAAGAAAACGAACGCACTTCGGTTGTTGTGGACAATCCAACTTACGGAATGGTTTTATACCGACAAGTTGCTGGAGCAATGGCAAAAAGAATTGTGAATTATGCCGAAGAAGGCATGCAAGTCATTCAAGGTGAAGATGCTGGATTTATAAAATTTGGTTCGCGCGTAGATTTATATTTACCATTAGACACTAACATAAACGTTAAACTCAACCAAACAGTAAAAGGCGGCGTAGACATTATTGCAACGAAATAG
- a CDS encoding phosphatidate cytidylyltransferase encodes MKELLTRSLTGLLFITLLIFSVFYSETAILAVFTIFGLLCMFEFSKLINLKGFIQYIVFLLMIGIFVLWKLLQTEVKIEEATMILLVLSIFVSLFLIRDLFTKKIIPLFKFKKYLLTTFYISSSFAFLLLIPHATNSYEPYIILGSFILVWVNDSFAYITGKKFGRQKLFERISPKKTVEGFLGGLLFSCIASYFIAKFTETYLSFGSWLILAIIISSIGTIGDLIQSKFKRQANVKDSGSIMPGHGGIFDRLDSMIFSAPFIYLFLKILHYVS; translated from the coding sequence ATGAAAGAACTTTTAACGCGATCTTTAACAGGATTGCTTTTTATAACACTTTTAATATTTTCAGTATTTTATTCTGAAACAGCTATTTTAGCTGTATTCACGATATTTGGGTTGTTATGTATGTTTGAATTTAGCAAACTAATTAACTTAAAAGGGTTTATTCAGTACATCGTATTCTTACTCATGATTGGCATATTTGTGCTCTGGAAGCTGCTTCAAACTGAAGTCAAAATTGAAGAAGCTACCATGATTTTATTGGTACTTTCCATATTTGTCTCACTTTTCTTAATCAGAGACTTATTCACAAAAAAAATAATTCCACTCTTCAAATTTAAAAAATACTTGCTCACTACTTTTTACATTAGTAGCAGTTTTGCATTTCTATTATTAATTCCGCACGCAACCAACAGTTACGAACCATACATTATTTTAGGCAGTTTTATCCTAGTTTGGGTGAATGATTCGTTTGCATATATCACAGGAAAAAAATTTGGAAGACAAAAATTATTTGAACGTATTTCACCTAAAAAAACGGTAGAAGGATTTTTAGGCGGCTTACTTTTTTCTTGTATTGCTAGTTATTTTATAGCTAAATTTACAGAAACTTATTTGAGTTTCGGCAGTTGGCTTATTTTAGCAATTATCATAAGTTCTATTGGAACTATTGGCGATTTAATTCAGTCCAAATTCAAAAGACAAGCCAATGTAAAAGATAGTGGTTCCATAATGCCTGGACATGGCGGCATTTTTGACCGATTGGACAGCATGATATTTTCTGCACCATTTATTTATTTGTTTTTAAAGATATTACATTATGTTTCATAA